A region from the Polyangiaceae bacterium genome encodes:
- a CDS encoding YkgJ family cysteine cluster protein, giving the protein MTASLQARVLRVLDSRQTPFSYKCNACNRCCHDKLIPVNPYEIARLAARLGISTTETIARYTSNGGSALDFPDGKCVFLTESGCSVHADRPLVCRLYPLGRVAQADGTETIVELAGHPETAGEYGTDGTVEQYFESQGAAPLMAAARRYHLLLGRVMDLLAAQGDSSQQENGDGRQVVSLVDVDPAVQAHCHASNFEAPEDPWLKMEIHLQAVGDWLEDFEA; this is encoded by the coding sequence ATGACGGCGTCCCTTCAAGCCCGCGTTCTGAGGGTGCTGGACAGCCGGCAGACGCCGTTCTCCTACAAGTGCAACGCCTGCAACCGCTGCTGTCACGACAAGCTGATCCCGGTCAATCCCTACGAGATTGCCCGGCTCGCGGCGCGTCTGGGCATCAGCACCACGGAGACCATCGCGCGCTACACCTCGAACGGCGGTAGCGCGCTGGACTTCCCCGACGGAAAGTGCGTGTTCCTGACGGAATCGGGGTGCAGTGTTCACGCCGATCGCCCGTTGGTCTGCCGCTTGTATCCTTTGGGAAGAGTGGCGCAGGCCGACGGAACCGAGACCATCGTGGAGCTGGCAGGGCACCCCGAAACCGCGGGGGAATACGGGACTGACGGCACCGTCGAGCAGTACTTCGAATCGCAGGGCGCAGCGCCATTGATGGCCGCCGCCCGGCGCTATCACCTGCTCCTCGGCCGGGTGATGGATCTCCTCGCAGCGCAGGGCGACTCGAGCCAACAAGAGAATGGCGATGGGCGCCAGGTCGTCAGCTTGGTGGACGTGGATCCAGCCGTTCAGGCGCACTGCCATGCCAGCAACTTCGAAGCGCCGGAGGATCCTTGGCTCAAGATGGAGATCCACCTCCAAGCCGTCGGCGATTGGCTCGAAGACTTCGAAGCCTGA
- a CDS encoding HupE/UreJ family protein: MMRRVLLVLFVLTLSGSAAAHSRSVSYSTWSVDGSTVTVTVRLGPLEQSALDAAIAHAGLEPSERTRASALMGSLTAAHCQPLPMSYVGGRWQLRCAEAPSALEIHSDLLFDALPGHVHFLRSGSVQRVLTATQRSTKVPLTAPATTFGAARETLGLGVRHILSGWDHLVFLLALLLAARSFRKLALVVSGFTLGHSVTLSLAALGVVHVRSDVVEAAIGLSIVVVAIENVWQRRWHLPALVVVASVVAAVLTGSVAYAGLGLFAACTFGLLARSERPERLRSGLAALFGLVHGLGFASVLGELELPRRTLVGSLFGFNVGVELGQLAVIALAWTVLVLLGERRRRRIAVLELGSAVAAMLGSYWFVVRGFS, translated from the coding sequence ATGATGCGACGCGTCCTGCTCGTGCTCTTCGTGCTCACGCTTTCGGGCTCGGCGGCCGCCCACTCGCGCAGCGTTTCGTACTCGACCTGGTCCGTCGACGGCAGCACGGTGACGGTGACGGTGCGTCTCGGTCCTTTGGAGCAGAGCGCGCTGGACGCCGCCATCGCGCATGCGGGTCTCGAGCCGAGCGAGAGGACCCGCGCCTCGGCACTGATGGGAAGCCTGACGGCAGCGCATTGCCAACCCCTTCCTATGAGCTACGTCGGTGGTCGCTGGCAGCTCCGCTGTGCCGAAGCACCCAGCGCTCTCGAAATTCACAGTGACCTCTTGTTCGACGCCTTGCCCGGTCACGTGCACTTCCTGCGTTCCGGCTCGGTACAACGCGTGCTGACGGCGACGCAGCGCAGCACGAAAGTCCCGCTCACCGCGCCCGCCACCACCTTTGGGGCTGCGCGGGAGACGCTCGGTCTGGGCGTCCGTCACATCCTGTCCGGCTGGGATCATCTCGTCTTTCTGCTGGCATTGCTGCTCGCGGCGCGATCCTTTCGCAAGCTGGCGCTGGTCGTCAGTGGCTTCACGCTGGGGCATAGCGTCACGCTGAGCCTGGCCGCCCTCGGTGTCGTGCACGTGCGGAGCGACGTCGTCGAAGCCGCCATTGGGCTGTCCATCGTGGTCGTGGCCATCGAGAACGTGTGGCAGCGACGCTGGCACCTCCCCGCCCTCGTGGTCGTCGCGAGCGTTGTAGCCGCCGTGCTCACCGGCAGCGTCGCCTACGCCGGCCTGGGTCTGTTCGCCGCGTGCACCTTCGGCTTGCTGGCGCGCAGCGAACGACCCGAACGGCTGCGCAGTGGGCTCGCTGCGCTCTTCGGTCTGGTGCACGGCTTGGGTTTTGCGTCCGTGCTCGGCGAGCTCGAGCTTCCGAGACGCACTTTGGTCGGCAGCTTGTTCGGATTCAACGTCGGCGTGGAGCTCGGCCAGCTCGCGGTCATCGCCCTCGCTTGGACGGTTCTGGTGCTGCTCGGAGAACGACGGCGCCGACGCATTGCCGTGTTGGAGCTCGGCTCGGCCGTTGCCGCGATGCTCGGAAGCTACTGGTTCGTCGTGCGCGGGTTTTCCTGA
- a CDS encoding SurA N-terminal domain-containing protein encodes MNRERLGTVLLSVGACLGLLLATTGIVKSDPEVPEDAVAVVNGHAIPKSEYRRALDALRAERPNASEAELRAHVLDRLIDEQLLIDSALELGLADRDPKVRADLGSAAIGVIVDGAEVEPSDAELRAFFQANRDYFRGAPRVHVRRAGLPDTPLSPDKLEQYLGARVTREVLALEPGATLETPQGRVELVEKIPGREPRFDEKLVRAEYSRRAGEQRLRAFFAERRARARIVTP; translated from the coding sequence ATGAACCGGGAACGATTGGGCACGGTGCTGCTGAGCGTGGGTGCGTGCCTGGGCCTCTTGCTGGCGACCACCGGTATCGTGAAGAGCGATCCGGAAGTGCCCGAGGACGCCGTTGCGGTGGTGAACGGTCACGCGATTCCGAAGAGCGAGTACCGCCGCGCCCTGGACGCGCTCAGGGCGGAGCGCCCGAACGCGAGCGAGGCGGAGCTTCGAGCGCACGTGCTGGATCGTCTGATCGACGAGCAGCTCTTGATCGACAGCGCGCTGGAGCTCGGGCTGGCGGATCGCGATCCCAAGGTGCGCGCGGATCTGGGCAGCGCCGCCATTGGTGTGATCGTGGACGGCGCCGAGGTGGAGCCCAGCGACGCGGAGCTCCGCGCGTTTTTCCAGGCGAATCGCGACTACTTCCGGGGCGCGCCGCGGGTGCACGTGCGCCGCGCGGGGTTGCCGGACACGCCGCTGTCCCCCGACAAGCTCGAGCAGTACCTGGGCGCGCGCGTCACCCGCGAGGTCCTCGCGCTGGAGCCGGGCGCCACCCTCGAGACGCCGCAGGGGCGCGTGGAGCTCGTGGAGAAGATCCCCGGGCGGGAGCCGCGCTTCGACGAGAAGCTGGTCCGCGCGGAGTACTCCCGTCGCGCGGGAGAGCAGCGCCTCAGGGCCTTCTTTGCCGAACGGCGTGCTCGCGCGCGCATCGTGACGCCATGA
- a CDS encoding DUF3604 domain-containing protein: protein MGKRRLVWMGSVLLLEALGIGLLIIYGGGRPEHAGTPTAARVSAVEVAERAARQAVSAADRHESKKDKQILFGDLHVHSTFSGDAFLRSLPMLGGEGAHPPADACDFARQCSRLDFFAMTDHAEGLTPRHWKETKELVRQCNAVAGDERDPDLVAFTGFEWSQVGPTPEQHYGHKNVIFRDTDEAHLPARPIAAPWLGRAFRSMRAAGGSAFDLVKVPLLEFSRRQRYLDVATYLRENQSVVDCPKDVPTRELPPDCREYANTPHELFDKLQQWGFASLVIPHGTTWGFYTPPGYTWDKQLAKSEQDERQRLIEVYSGHGNSEEYRSFRAVEKKPDGTLGCPEPTEKFEPCCWRAGEIIRERCDDPKSAECERRVDKARADFVAAGSAGHLSIPGASVADWKDCDQCRDCFNPTYNQRPGGSAQYLLARGNFDDPKQPEYATFGFIASSDNHTARPGTGYKEFERRKMTEATGAKSAEWRQRFFPEKKKTPASVSLVREEIMALPPFQVAFVERQASFFMTGGLVAVHATGRDRGAIWDALQRREVYGTSGERILLWFDLVDGDQRLPMGSVVTRSAAPHFEVRALGAFVQQPGCPDSAKAALGEERLARLCLGQCYQPGDRRRQITRIEVVRIRRQRNDSEAVESLIDDPWKRFECAPSEAGCSVSFDDPELKRDTLYYVRAIQEPTEAVNAGNLRCTRDAKGGCVEAHPCYGDYRTSFDDDCLSKNEERAWSSPIFVSFGKEQP from the coding sequence GTGGGAAAGCGACGACTCGTGTGGATGGGCTCGGTGCTGCTGTTGGAGGCCCTGGGCATCGGGCTCTTGATCATCTACGGCGGAGGGCGACCGGAACACGCCGGGACACCGACGGCGGCCCGCGTGAGCGCCGTGGAAGTGGCGGAGCGCGCGGCGCGCCAGGCGGTTTCCGCGGCGGACCGACATGAATCGAAGAAGGACAAGCAGATCCTGTTCGGAGATCTGCACGTGCACTCCACGTTCTCCGGCGACGCATTCTTGCGCAGCTTGCCCATGCTGGGCGGCGAAGGGGCGCACCCTCCGGCGGACGCCTGCGACTTCGCGCGGCAGTGCTCGCGGCTCGACTTCTTTGCGATGACCGACCACGCCGAGGGCCTCACGCCGCGGCACTGGAAGGAGACCAAGGAGCTGGTACGCCAGTGCAACGCAGTGGCGGGGGATGAACGCGATCCGGACTTGGTCGCCTTCACGGGGTTCGAGTGGTCCCAGGTGGGGCCGACACCGGAGCAGCACTACGGGCACAAGAACGTGATCTTCCGCGACACGGACGAAGCGCACTTGCCGGCGCGGCCGATCGCGGCGCCCTGGCTCGGACGCGCTTTCCGCAGCATGCGCGCGGCGGGGGGCAGCGCCTTCGACCTGGTGAAGGTGCCGCTGCTCGAGTTTTCGCGGCGGCAGCGCTATCTCGACGTGGCCACGTACCTGCGGGAAAACCAGAGCGTCGTCGATTGCCCCAAGGACGTGCCGACTCGCGAGCTACCGCCGGACTGTCGCGAGTACGCCAACACGCCGCACGAGCTGTTCGACAAGCTCCAACAGTGGGGTTTCGCTTCCCTGGTGATCCCCCACGGCACCACCTGGGGCTTTTACACACCGCCGGGCTACACCTGGGACAAACAGCTGGCGAAGAGCGAGCAGGACGAACGCCAACGGCTGATCGAGGTGTACTCGGGCCACGGAAACTCCGAGGAGTACCGGAGCTTCCGGGCCGTCGAGAAGAAGCCCGACGGCACTCTGGGCTGCCCAGAGCCGACGGAGAAGTTCGAGCCCTGCTGTTGGCGCGCGGGAGAGATCATCCGCGAACGCTGTGACGATCCGAAGAGCGCGGAGTGCGAGCGGCGCGTGGACAAAGCTCGAGCCGACTTCGTGGCGGCGGGCAGCGCGGGGCATCTCTCGATACCCGGAGCGAGCGTGGCGGACTGGAAGGACTGCGACCAGTGCCGCGACTGCTTCAACCCCACCTACAACCAACGCCCCGGCGGCTCGGCGCAGTACCTGCTCGCTCGCGGCAACTTCGACGACCCGAAGCAACCGGAGTACGCCACCTTCGGCTTCATCGCTTCGAGCGACAACCACACCGCGCGCCCCGGCACCGGCTACAAGGAATTCGAACGGCGCAAGATGACGGAAGCGACGGGCGCGAAGAGCGCCGAGTGGCGGCAGCGGTTCTTTCCCGAGAAGAAGAAGACGCCCGCGTCCGTGAGCTTGGTGCGCGAAGAGATCATGGCGCTGCCGCCGTTCCAGGTGGCGTTCGTCGAGCGGCAAGCGTCGTTCTTCATGACCGGAGGTCTGGTGGCCGTGCACGCGACGGGGCGCGATCGCGGCGCCATCTGGGACGCGCTGCAGCGCCGCGAGGTGTATGGCACCAGCGGCGAGCGGATCCTGTTGTGGTTCGACCTGGTGGACGGAGACCAGCGCTTGCCGATGGGCTCGGTGGTGACGCGCTCCGCGGCGCCGCACTTCGAGGTGCGGGCGCTGGGTGCGTTCGTGCAACAGCCGGGCTGCCCGGATTCCGCCAAGGCGGCACTGGGAGAAGAACGCCTCGCGCGGCTGTGCCTGGGCCAGTGCTACCAGCCCGGCGACCGGCGCCGGCAGATCACGCGCATCGAGGTGGTGCGCATCCGACGGCAGCGAAACGACAGCGAGGCCGTGGAGAGCCTGATCGACGATCCGTGGAAGCGCTTCGAGTGCGCGCCGTCCGAGGCCGGCTGTAGTGTGAGCTTCGACGATCCGGAGCTGAAGCGCGACACGCTGTATTACGTGCGCGCGATCCAGGAGCCAACGGAAGCCGTCAACGCCGGCAACCTGCGCTGCACGCGCGACGCGAAGGGCGGCTGCGTGGAGGCGCACCCCTGCTACGGCGACTATCGCACTTCGTTCGACGACGACTGCCTGAGCAAGAACGAAGAGCGCGCCTGGTCGTCCCCCATCTTCGTGAGCTTCGGCAAGGAGCAACCATGA
- a CDS encoding thioredoxin family protein — MNVFVRIKAKAMKGQPLPDLPGKVGKSIAKATDGLVYFFSPSCAACRTLTPIVQKAAQKNKNVFAVDVTKNLELARALKVMATPSTLEVSGGRVVEVHVGMLPQSVLTRLSPST, encoded by the coding sequence ATGAACGTCTTCGTTCGCATCAAGGCCAAGGCCATGAAGGGCCAGCCGCTGCCGGATCTGCCCGGCAAGGTCGGCAAGTCCATCGCCAAGGCCACGGACGGCCTGGTGTACTTCTTCAGCCCCAGCTGCGCGGCGTGCCGCACCCTGACGCCCATCGTCCAGAAGGCGGCTCAGAAGAACAAGAACGTCTTCGCCGTGGACGTGACCAAGAACCTGGAGCTGGCGCGCGCCCTCAAGGTCATGGCCACGCCCAGCACCCTGGAGGTGTCCGGCGGCCGCGTGGTCGAGGTCCACGTCGGCATGCTCCCCCAGAGCGTGCTCACGCGGCTCTCGCCTTCGACGTAG